Proteins found in one Lycium ferocissimum isolate CSIRO_LF1 chromosome 6, AGI_CSIRO_Lferr_CH_V1, whole genome shotgun sequence genomic segment:
- the LOC132059629 gene encoding uncharacterized protein LOC132059629 gives MLEASLNMDPPTNEGDIKPATLEEVKEEGPLFSCNLFDTEMVRKVAQEFLTGLASSCVDNTTGGLFKSPASVAVDIRREMVDYLIQRSESFVAESVVNEGGTETVVSDNPYDNISDFIDDFGQSKRNFFSKVSGWILSERREDRIDDFVQEMEINGFWLMGRRETVAQTVIRNVDFKNTFHCNMKFKSEKELAEHISSCGFREINCENEGCNARFSAAQLEQHDSTCPFKILQCEQKCPEMLMRREMDRHCITICPMKLVNCSFYPVGCQSTVPQCKADEHRQENLQSHLVYILKLIYKEASSEALKKRAEQLEQASSGGRLAAARDARSLTTAIKNIDAKLGPLEVEKKTEVNPEVAELTDKKEDGTDKSTMKDDGKDLPQKNENSSESPTDRKKDGTSISTKKDDGKCSPHKNEKSSDSPTDKKEDGTGISTKKDDSKDSLHKNGMSLDSFTDKKEDGTSIYTKQDDCKDSPNKNEKSPDSSKTQHDSKVAPAKVDSPSSKTEVKEDSTNQSPSKSRSTEPPVENGGAKSPDKNVVSPKSPKNKESSQSHEEHPDLTVSSKKVESPKSEVSALSPKKHQNSSSPEMDIRETKESTPSPKIHHDSTSSPKMESAKSEESILSPKKHQYSTALVDKVE, from the exons ATGTTGGAAGCTTCTTTAAACATGGATCCCCCTACAAATGAAGGGGATATAAAACCAGCAACACTTGAAGAAGTAAAAGAAGAAGGTCCTCTCTTTTCTTGTAATCTATTTGATACAGAAATGGTTCGCAAGGTAGCACAGGAATTCCTTACAGGATTAGCCTCCTCCTGTGTTGACAATACGACAGGTGGTCTATTCAAGAGCCCTGCTTCTGTGGCTGTTGATATCAGAAGAGAAATGGTGGATTATCTTATCCAGAGAAGCGAGTCATTTGTTGCTGAATCTGTTGTCAACGAAGGTGGAACGGAAACAGTAGTGTCTGACAACCCTTATGATAACATTTCagattttattgatgattttggtcAGTCAAAGAGAAATTTTTTTAGCAAGGTTTCGGGATGGATACTAAGTGAAAGGAGAGAGGACAGAATAGATGATTTCGTACaagaaatggaaataaatggcTTTTGGTTGATGGGGAGGAGGGAAACGGTAGCACAAACAGTGATTAGAAATGTCGACTTCAAGAACACCTTTCACTGCAATATGAAGTTCAAGTCCGAAAAAGAGCTTGCGGAACATATATCCTCGTGTGGTTTCAGGGAAATAAACTGTGAAAACGAGGGGTGTAATGCCAGATTTAGTGCAGCTCAACTGGAACAGCATGATTCTACCTGTCCTTTTAAAATACTTCAGTGCGAGCAAAAGTGTCCAGAAATGCTCATGCGGCGTGAAATGGACCGGCATTGTATAACTATTTGTCCAATGAAGCTTGTCAATTGTTCCTTTTATCCAGTTGGTTGCCAGTCTACCGTTCCCCAATGCAAAGCAGATGAACATCGTCAGGAGAATCTCCAATCTCACTTGGTCTAcattttaaaacttatttacAAGGAAGCTTCTTCAGAAGCTCTTAAGAAAAGGGCTGAACAATTGGAACAG GCATCATCAGGTGGACGGCTTGCAGCTGCTCGTGATGCAAGATCATTAACAACTGCAATTAAGAATATTGATGCAAAGCTTGGACCTTTGGAGGTTGAGAAAAAGACAGAGGTCAATCCCGAGGTAGCAGAGTTGACAGACAAAAAAGAGGACGGCACTGATAAATCCACCATGAAAGATGATGGTAAGGACTTGCctcaaaagaatgaaaattccTCAGAGTCACCCACAGACAGAAAAAAGGATGGCACTAGTATATCCACGAAGAAAGATGATGGTAAGTGTTCGCCTCATAAGAATGAAAAGTCTTCAGACTCACCCACAGACAAAAAAGAGGACGGCACTGGTATATCCACGAAGAAAGATGATAGTAAGGACTCGCTTCATAAGAATGGAATGTCTTTAGACTCATTCACAGACAAAAAAGAGGACGGCACTAGTATATACACTAAGCAAGATGATTGTAAGGACTCGCCTAATAAGAATGAAAAGTCTCCAGACTCATCCAAGACTCAGCATGACTCTAAAGTTGCGCCTGCCAAAGTGGACTCACCTTCCAGCAAAACTGAAGTGAAAGAAGACTCAACAAATCAATCCCCCAGCAAAAGTAGGAGCACAGAACCTCCGGTAGAAAATGGAGGCGCGAAATCTCCTGATAAAAATGTAGTGTCTCCAAAATCACCCAAAAATAAAGAATCATCTCAGTCACATGAGGAACATCCGGACCTCACAGTTTCCTCTAAGAAAGTGGAGTCACCCAAAAGTGAAGTGTCTGCCCTGTCACCCAAGAAACATCAAAACTCTTCCTCACCTGAAATGGATATACGTGAAACTAAAGAGTCTACACCATCACCCAAGATACACCATGACTCAACTTCCTCACCCAAAATGGAGTCTGCAAAAAGTGAAGAGTCTATTCTATCACCCAAGAAACATCAATACTCCACGGCTTTGGTAGACAAGGTTGAGTGA